The Edaphobacter sp. 12200R-103 genome contains a region encoding:
- a CDS encoding ATP synthase subunit I: MKALESFSDEDFRQTMLRALRLLAIVSVIAALLLWWKLGWQSAALLAVGAVISASGLWEWMRLMTAVMSRMDQGGTAKPMAMVLLGFFLRLAATIALLYVSLKVLHGSVYALAAGLALGVFALTVEGLRLVKAWTA; the protein is encoded by the coding sequence GTGAAGGCGCTGGAATCCTTTTCCGATGAAGACTTCCGGCAGACGATGCTGCGGGCGCTGCGGCTACTCGCGATTGTTTCAGTCATCGCTGCGCTGCTGCTTTGGTGGAAGCTGGGTTGGCAGTCGGCGGCTCTGCTGGCCGTCGGGGCGGTCATTTCGGCTTCTGGCCTGTGGGAGTGGATGCGCCTGATGACGGCGGTCATGTCCAGGATGGACCAGGGCGGGACGGCGAAGCCCATGGCCATGGTCCTGCTCGGATTCTTTCTCCGTCTGGCCGCCACGATTGCGCTTCTCTATGTTAGCCTTAAGGTACTGCACGGTTCAGTCTATGCGCTTGCGGCCGGACTCGCGCTGGGGGTGTTTGCACTCACGGTGGAGGGTTTGCGGCTGGTGAAGGCCTGGACTGCCTGA
- the atpB gene encoding F0F1 ATP synthase subunit A: protein MPTQLLFTRFLNAHLAAPVTALLEAFHVHPRYPQAPITDAFAMELLVFAVLVAYFVVVRVSLSIEKPGAVQHLAEMTHEFVAEQGESVIGHGSERFISYLTALLLFILLSNLLGLVPGLASPTANPVVPLGFALVTFLYYHYHGVRVNGPSYIKQFLGPVWWLYPLLFPIEIISHFARVLSLTVRLYANMLAGDLVTLAFFSLVPIGIPLIFLGLHLGVAVVQAYVFFLLAAVYLSLAVAHDH from the coding sequence ATGCCGACTCAGCTTTTGTTCACACGATTTCTGAACGCCCATCTCGCTGCGCCTGTCACGGCGCTGCTGGAGGCGTTTCATGTGCATCCCAGGTACCCGCAGGCTCCCATCACCGATGCGTTTGCCATGGAGCTGCTGGTCTTCGCGGTACTGGTCGCTTACTTCGTTGTCGTCCGCGTCAGCCTCAGCATCGAGAAGCCGGGAGCCGTACAGCACCTGGCAGAGATGACGCACGAGTTCGTCGCCGAGCAGGGCGAATCGGTTATCGGGCATGGCTCCGAGCGGTTCATCAGCTATCTGACGGCGCTTCTGCTGTTCATCCTGCTGAGCAACCTGCTGGGTCTGGTCCCCGGACTGGCCTCCCCGACCGCGAACCCGGTGGTTCCTCTCGGATTCGCTCTCGTCACGTTCCTGTACTACCACTACCATGGCGTTCGAGTGAACGGACCGAGCTATATCAAGCAGTTCCTCGGGCCGGTGTGGTGGCTGTATCCGCTGCTGTTCCCGATCGAGATCATCTCGCACTTCGCCCGCGTGCTTTCGCTCACGGTCCGACTTTATGCGAACATGCTGGCGGGCGACCTGGTGACGCTGGCATTCTTCTCGCTGGTTCCTATTGGAATTCCGCTGATCTTCCTGGGGCTGCACCTTGGTGTTGCTGTGGTCCAGGCGTATGTGTTCTTCCTTCTGGCGGCGGTTTACCTGTCGCTGGCAGTGGCGCACGATCATTGA
- a CDS encoding AtpZ/AtpI family protein gives MAENEKKGGALGELVKAESMIQLAIALPAGCVIGWLLGTWLDHHFHQNWIGIVGIVMGAIGGFLQIFMTASRYLRRDK, from the coding sequence ATGGCAGAGAACGAGAAAAAGGGTGGAGCGCTAGGCGAGCTGGTCAAGGCCGAATCAATGATTCAGCTGGCGATCGCGCTGCCTGCCGGATGCGTGATCGGCTGGCTGCTTGGGACCTGGCTCGACCATCATTTTCATCAGAACTGGATCGGAATCGTCGGAATCGTGATGGGAGCGATCGGCGGATTTCTGCAGATCTTCATGACAGCTTCCCGATACCTGAGGCGGGATAAGTGA
- a CDS encoding TIGR00282 family metallophosphoesterase, with protein MNILFVGDIFGSAGRHIVHEHLPHVVETNAVDLIVINGENAAGGFGITPSIAEEIFDLGAHVITTGNHIWDKREIFEYMTVPADSHERGRRVLRPANYAVGTPGFGVYEGALPSGQNYAVLNLQGRVFMSSCDDPFRKADELISQLTAKVILLDIHAETTSEKVALGWYLDGRVTAVMGTHTHIPTADARVLPGGTAYITDVGMSGPYDSVIGVETELVLKRFLTGMPGKFEAARGNPKMAAVLIGCDGATGRACSIQHLMLGE; from the coding sequence GTGAATATCCTCTTCGTCGGCGATATCTTTGGCTCCGCCGGCCGCCACATCGTCCACGAGCACCTTCCACACGTCGTCGAAACCAACGCTGTCGACCTGATCGTCATCAATGGCGAGAACGCCGCCGGCGGGTTCGGAATTACGCCCTCCATCGCCGAAGAGATCTTCGATCTTGGCGCCCACGTCATCACGACCGGGAACCACATCTGGGACAAGCGGGAGATCTTCGAGTACATGACGGTCCCGGCGGATTCGCATGAGCGCGGCCGCCGTGTTCTGCGCCCCGCCAACTACGCCGTCGGGACTCCGGGGTTCGGAGTCTATGAGGGCGCGCTACCCTCAGGCCAGAACTATGCCGTGCTCAACCTGCAGGGGCGCGTCTTTATGTCTTCCTGTGACGACCCCTTCCGCAAGGCAGACGAGCTCATCAGCCAGCTCACCGCAAAGGTCATCCTGCTGGACATTCACGCCGAGACCACCAGCGAGAAGGTCGCACTGGGCTGGTATCTCGATGGCCGTGTCACCGCAGTCATGGGGACCCACACCCACATTCCCACCGCAGATGCGCGCGTGCTTCCGGGTGGAACCGCCTACATCACCGATGTGGGCATGTCGGGCCCGTACGACTCAGTCATCGGGGTCGAGACGGAACTGGTCCTGAAGCGTTTCCTTACCGGTATGCCAGGCAAGTTTGAGGCGGCCAGGGGAAATCCGAAGATGGCTGCTGTGCTGATCGGCTGTGATGGAGCGACGGGAAGAGCCTGTTCGATCCAGCACTTGATGCTGGGCGAATAG
- a CDS encoding NADH-quinone oxidoreductase subunit N, whose protein sequence is MSPNVLALLPEIILTITGVLIMLAEPMLPPGSSRKPPGSSRKPLGWLAILGTIAGGLASWYQLGFGTVHAFFGTIQVDTFSVFFHLLIAAIVLVTLLSSVDYFEGYATHAGEYFALVLFGAVGMMLMTCSVELLMVFVGLEISSISTYIMAGFRKGHAATAESSIKYFLLGSFATAFFLYGIALAFGATGSTRIDAISLGLAHTATPTLAILALALIIIGIGFKVSAAPFHVWTPDVYQGAPAPVVGLMSTAPKAAAFAVLLRILFSGFPSYEPRWAGLIWIIAALSMFIGNLGALMQRDVKRMLAYSSIAHAGYLLVAYTAFPADGIASACFYTAAYAAMNVGAFTVITQIGGYNENARTIDDYAGLALKRPVLAAALGLFLLSLIGIPFTGGFFGKFYVFSAALHSGRVWLAVVGLLNSGIACFYYLRLLAAIYTRPTTENDRISAAGRVSLPAAAAIAITAAATLWLGIAPNRVLDLAQQSADSVHANPAQPGQDITSAGR, encoded by the coding sequence ATGTCTCCCAACGTCCTCGCTCTTCTGCCCGAGATCATCCTGACCATCACCGGCGTGCTTATCATGCTGGCTGAGCCCATGCTTCCGCCCGGCAGCTCGCGCAAACCGCCCGGCAGCTCGCGCAAACCGCTCGGCTGGCTCGCCATCCTCGGCACTATCGCTGGAGGCCTCGCCAGTTGGTACCAGCTCGGCTTCGGCACCGTCCACGCCTTCTTCGGAACCATCCAGGTCGATACCTTTTCGGTCTTCTTCCATCTGTTGATTGCAGCCATCGTCCTGGTCACCCTGCTCAGCTCCGTCGACTACTTTGAGGGTTACGCCACTCACGCTGGCGAATACTTCGCCCTCGTCCTCTTCGGCGCCGTAGGCATGATGCTGATGACCTGCTCGGTTGAGCTTTTGATGGTCTTCGTCGGTCTCGAGATCTCCTCCATCTCGACCTACATCATGGCCGGCTTCCGCAAGGGCCACGCCGCCACGGCCGAATCATCCATCAAATACTTTCTGCTCGGCTCCTTCGCCACCGCCTTCTTCCTCTACGGAATTGCGCTGGCCTTCGGCGCGACCGGCTCCACCCGCATCGACGCTATCTCGCTCGGTCTCGCCCATACGGCAACCCCCACCCTCGCCATCCTCGCCCTTGCTCTCATCATCATCGGCATCGGCTTCAAGGTCTCGGCGGCTCCCTTCCACGTCTGGACCCCCGACGTCTACCAGGGCGCTCCCGCCCCTGTCGTCGGCCTCATGTCCACCGCCCCCAAGGCCGCGGCCTTCGCCGTCCTGCTCCGCATCCTCTTCTCCGGCTTCCCCTCGTACGAGCCCCGCTGGGCAGGCCTCATCTGGATCATCGCTGCGCTCTCAATGTTCATCGGAAACCTCGGCGCTCTGATGCAGCGCGACGTCAAGCGCATGCTGGCCTACTCCTCCATCGCACACGCCGGCTACCTGCTTGTCGCCTACACGGCCTTCCCTGCTGACGGAATCGCCTCCGCCTGCTTCTACACCGCCGCTTATGCCGCGATGAACGTAGGAGCCTTCACCGTCATCACCCAAATCGGCGGATACAACGAAAACGCCCGCACCATCGACGACTACGCCGGTCTCGCCCTCAAGCGCCCGGTCCTCGCCGCCGCGCTCGGCCTTTTCCTGCTCTCGCTCATCGGAATCCCCTTCACCGGCGGCTTCTTCGGCAAGTTCTACGTCTTCTCCGCCGCCCTGCACTCCGGCCGAGTCTGGCTCGCCGTCGTCGGCCTGCTCAACAGCGGAATCGCCTGCTTCTACTACCTGCGCCTGCTTGCCGCTATCTACACCCGGCCCACCACCGAGAACGATCGCATCAGCGCCGCAGGCCGCGTAAGCCTCCCGGCCGCCGCGGCCATCGCCATCACCGCAGCCGCTACTCTCTGGCTTGGAATCGCCCCTAACCGCGTCCTCGATCTGGCACAGCAAAGCGCCGACTCGGTCCACGCCAATCCGGCTCAACCTGGACAGGACATCACTAGCGCCGGTCGCTAG
- a CDS encoding amino acid--tRNA ligase-related protein — protein sequence MHFDSEFEQKLYQQRQEKLQQIAALGAEIGLNPAQATYPNSFTVSAPGWDEQNGDLIPWIKQNFDSPESSVSGEQLDADRKQVAIAGRIMAIRIQGKAGFAQLQQGGQRLQIYVRKDDVGENAFALYKLLDLGDHIGVRGYLMRTRTGELTVHVTSTPETSGITFLAKAMLALPDKYHGLEDTELRYRQRYVDLFMNTGHSAKAATPATNSGAPGLAVADLGEAPQKQPEADDSPRNVREVFVKRAQVLRALRKFFDSRGYLEVETPMMQQIAGGAAARPFITHHNELDLPLYLRIAPELYLKRLVVGGLDRVYEINRNFRNEGVSTRHNPEFTMLEFYQAYANYHDLMDLTEELIKFVAMEVNGSLITHFNGNEINLGEWTRLSMREAIIKFWPPLAGPAPALETFKSVENLVTHLRNAARELGSKSSLSRWTSQIEITSPQSEEEAAEDFAEIFHWLADRLHKGELLGAIIAELFEELSEPRLTQPHIIYDFPLAVSPLSKIKPDEPDWVERFEFYIGGFEVGNAFSELNDPIDQDERFQQQIEQKERGDEEAMSAVDDDYVRALGYGLPPTAGEGIGIDRLTMLLTNSSSIRDVILFPLMRPRQKTAEQVAQKEDQQHGESRE from the coding sequence TTGCACTTCGACTCCGAATTCGAGCAGAAGCTCTATCAGCAGCGCCAGGAGAAGCTCCAGCAGATCGCCGCACTGGGCGCCGAGATCGGCCTCAATCCCGCGCAGGCCACCTACCCCAACTCCTTCACCGTCAGCGCTCCAGGCTGGGATGAGCAAAATGGGGATCTGATTCCCTGGATCAAACAGAACTTCGACTCGCCCGAGTCCTCCGTCAGCGGCGAACAGCTGGATGCCGACCGCAAACAGGTCGCCATCGCCGGTCGCATCATGGCTATCCGGATCCAGGGCAAGGCCGGATTTGCCCAGCTTCAGCAGGGCGGTCAGCGGCTCCAGATCTACGTTCGCAAGGACGACGTCGGCGAGAACGCCTTCGCCCTCTACAAACTGCTTGATCTGGGCGACCATATCGGCGTCCGTGGTTACCTGATGCGCACCCGCACCGGTGAGCTGACTGTCCACGTAACCTCCACGCCTGAAACGTCAGGAATCACCTTCCTCGCCAAGGCCATGCTTGCCTTGCCCGACAAGTATCACGGTCTCGAGGACACCGAGCTTCGCTATCGCCAGCGCTACGTTGACCTCTTCATGAACACCGGCCACAGCGCCAAGGCCGCCACACCTGCGACAAATTCGGGTGCCCCAGGTCTGGCAGTTGCAGACCTGGGTGAAGCGCCGCAGAAGCAACCGGAGGCCGACGACTCCCCGCGCAACGTCCGCGAGGTCTTCGTCAAGCGCGCCCAGGTTCTTCGCGCGCTGCGCAAGTTCTTCGACTCCCGCGGCTATCTTGAGGTCGAAACTCCGATGATGCAGCAGATCGCCGGAGGAGCCGCCGCGCGACCCTTCATCACGCACCACAACGAGCTCGACCTGCCGCTCTACCTGCGTATCGCGCCGGAGCTCTACCTGAAGCGCCTCGTAGTTGGCGGCCTCGACCGCGTTTATGAGATCAACCGAAACTTCCGCAACGAAGGCGTGAGCACCCGGCACAACCCCGAGTTCACCATGCTCGAGTTCTACCAGGCCTACGCCAATTACCACGACCTGATGGACCTGACGGAAGAGCTCATCAAATTCGTCGCCATGGAAGTCAACGGCTCTCTGATCACCCACTTCAACGGGAATGAGATCAATCTTGGTGAGTGGACGAGGTTGTCCATGCGTGAGGCGATCATCAAATTCTGGCCTCCGCTAGCCGGACCAGCTCCAGCGTTGGAAACGTTCAAATCCGTCGAAAATCTCGTGACTCATCTCCGAAATGCGGCACGAGAATTAGGATCTAAATCCAGTTTAAGTAGATGGACTTCACAAATTGAAATAACTTCACCACAATCTGAAGAGGAAGCAGCAGAGGATTTCGCTGAAATCTTTCACTGGCTTGCAGACCGCCTCCATAAAGGCGAATTATTGGGGGCAATAATCGCAGAATTGTTTGAAGAACTTTCTGAACCCCGTCTCACCCAACCGCACATCATCTACGACTTCCCTCTCGCCGTCTCTCCACTCTCCAAGATCAAGCCCGACGAACCCGATTGGGTCGAGCGCTTCGAGTTCTACATCGGCGGCTTCGAGGTGGGCAACGCCTTCTCCGAGCTTAACGATCCCATCGACCAGGACGAACGCTTCCAGCAGCAGATTGAGCAGAAGGAGCGCGGGGACGAAGAGGCCATGTCCGCAGTCGATGACGACTACGTCCGCGCCCTCGGCTACGGCCTCCCTCCCACCGCCGGCGAAGGCATCGGCATCGACCGCCTCACCATGCTGCTGACCAACTCCAGCTCCATCCGCGATGTCATCCTCTTCCCTCTCATGCGCCCGCGCCAGAAGACCGCCGAGCAGGTGGCTCAGAAGGAAGATCAGCAGCACGGTGAATCAAGGGAATAG
- a CDS encoding ATP synthase F0 subunit C produces MKKLQYLFMSLAAMLLATPAFAQGAANYSPASQWVPLAAGLGMALAAGLCGLGQGKATASATEALARNPGARPGIFIFLILGLAFIESLALFTFVIIFLKVQA; encoded by the coding sequence ATGAAGAAGCTTCAGTATCTTTTCATGTCGTTGGCCGCGATGCTGCTCGCAACGCCGGCCTTTGCGCAGGGCGCAGCAAACTACTCGCCCGCTTCGCAGTGGGTTCCGCTGGCCGCCGGCCTGGGCATGGCCCTTGCGGCTGGTCTCTGCGGTCTGGGTCAGGGCAAGGCGACCGCCTCTGCCACCGAGGCTCTCGCACGCAACCCCGGCGCTCGTCCCGGAATCTTCATCTTCCTGATTCTCGGTCTGGCCTTCATCGAGTCGCTGGCGCTGTTCACCTTCGTTATCATCTTCCTCAAGGTGCAGGCGTAA
- a CDS encoding nuclear transport factor 2 family protein: MADTMTILEQAYSAFNKRDIDGALALMTEDVSWPKASEGGKVVGKEEIRAYWTRQWSEFDPHVEPVATTERDGGKILVRVHQLVRSLQGEVLSDREVLHVFTLNNGLIAALDLGDEGERIAGPSAAFAHRS; encoded by the coding sequence ATGGCAGACACGATGACCATCCTTGAGCAGGCGTACTCCGCATTCAACAAGCGGGATATCGACGGCGCCTTAGCACTGATGACCGAAGACGTGAGCTGGCCCAAGGCTTCCGAGGGCGGCAAGGTTGTCGGAAAAGAGGAGATCCGCGCCTATTGGACCCGCCAATGGAGTGAGTTCGATCCTCACGTCGAACCGGTTGCAACCACCGAGAGAGATGGCGGCAAGATTCTCGTCAGGGTGCACCAGCTCGTGAGGAGCCTTCAGGGAGAGGTCCTTTCGGACAGAGAGGTCCTCCACGTATTCACCCTGAACAACGGTCTCATCGCAGCCCTGGACCTTGGGGATGAGGGCGAACGGATCGCTGGTCCGTCTGCGGCATTCGCCCACCGATCCTAA
- a CDS encoding Rrf2 family transcriptional regulator, producing MAQSERFQLGLRVLAVLAEDPESMKTSAEIAETLKESAVMVRRAFLLLHKGGLIEQRKGPNGGAKLKLIPKQIGLGDIFAATSGDWLAVEDKVLVGQMKKVRQDAVDAMNEHSLAGVVKRLKKGK from the coding sequence ATGGCGCAAAGTGAACGCTTTCAATTGGGCCTTCGGGTGCTCGCGGTACTGGCAGAAGATCCAGAATCGATGAAGACCTCGGCCGAGATAGCCGAGACCCTGAAGGAAAGCGCGGTGATGGTACGCAGGGCCTTTCTGCTGTTACACAAGGGCGGCCTGATAGAGCAGCGCAAAGGCCCGAACGGAGGAGCAAAGCTGAAGCTCATCCCCAAGCAGATCGGGCTGGGAGACATCTTCGCCGCGACCTCCGGCGACTGGCTGGCGGTGGAAGACAAAGTTTTGGTTGGGCAGATGAAGAAGGTTCGCCAGGATGCAGTGGACGCGATGAACGAACACTCGCTGGCCGGAGTAGTAAAGCGGCTGAAGAAAGGGAAATAA